From Candidatus Omnitrophota bacterium, the proteins below share one genomic window:
- a CDS encoding transcriptional repressor: MRRGRHPIATERRKFNHYLEKNGIRTSSGREMVFNVVIQTHGHFTAEEIVKAVKQMENSVSRATVYRRLRELLESGVIRETAFGDKHHHFEHVYDEKPHHHAQCVRCHRFIEFPDLKEDTIYHPYLEKEGFEILGHEMHFYGICKRCQNR; the protein is encoded by the coding sequence ATGAGACGCGGAAGACACCCCATCGCCACCGAACGCCGAAAATTCAACCACTACCTGGAAAAAAACGGCATCCGCACCAGCTCCGGGAGGGAAATGGTTTTCAACGTGGTTATTCAAACCCACGGGCACTTTACGGCGGAAGAGATCGTCAAAGCGGTCAAACAAATGGAGAATAGCGTTTCCCGCGCCACCGTCTACCGGCGCCTGCGCGAACTGCTGGAATCCGGCGTTATCCGGGAAACCGCCTTCGGCGACAAACACCACCACTTCGAGCATGTTTACGATGAAAAACCGCATCACCACGCTCAATGCGTCCGGTGCCACCGTTTCATTGAATTCCCGGACCTCAAGGAAGACACGATCTACCACCCGTATTTGGAAAAAGAAGGCTTTGAAATCCTGGGGCATGAAATGCATTTTTACGGGATCTGCAAAAGATGCCAAAACCGTTAA
- a CDS encoding metal ABC transporter ATP-binding protein — MNPAIDVTDLTVAYREKPVLWDVDFQAPQGTLLAIVGPNGAGKSTLIKTILGLVRPAAGRILVFGNPYRPENRLIGYVPQRSSVDWDFPTNVLDVVLMGRYGHLGWIKQPGPKEKRLALECLEKVGMVDFASRQISQLSGGQQQRVFIARAFVQDAPVYLMDEPLAGVDAATERSIIDLLRELKAKGKTVICVHHDLQTLAEYFEWVMLLNVRRICLGKVQDVLTPDNLRRAYGGRAAFLSAKGEGTIAGGINGNTDHA, encoded by the coding sequence ATGAACCCTGCCATTGATGTGACGGACTTGACCGTCGCCTACCGGGAAAAACCCGTCCTCTGGGACGTGGATTTCCAGGCGCCTCAGGGAACGCTCCTGGCCATCGTGGGGCCCAACGGGGCCGGAAAGTCAACGTTGATCAAAACCATCCTGGGGCTGGTCAGACCGGCGGCCGGAAGGATCCTTGTTTTCGGCAATCCATACAGACCGGAAAACCGCCTGATCGGCTATGTCCCCCAACGCAGTTCTGTGGATTGGGACTTTCCGACCAATGTCCTTGATGTCGTCCTGATGGGCCGGTACGGCCATCTGGGCTGGATCAAACAACCAGGCCCCAAAGAAAAAAGATTGGCCCTGGAATGCCTGGAAAAGGTCGGCATGGTCGATTTTGCCAGCCGACAGATCAGCCAGCTCTCCGGAGGACAACAGCAACGGGTTTTTATTGCCAGGGCCTTCGTGCAGGACGCGCCGGTCTATCTGATGGACGAACCCCTCGCCGGGGTAGACGCGGCCACAGAGAGGAGCATCATCGACCTGCTCCGCGAACTCAAAGCGAAAGGCAAGACGGTCATCTGCGTCCATCATGACCTGCAAACCCTCGCGGAATATTTCGAATGGGTCATGCTTCTTAACGTCCGCCGCATTTGCCTCGGAAAGGTCCAGGACGTCCTCACCCCCGACAACCTTCGCAGGGCCTACGGGGGCAGGGCCGCCTTTTTGAGCGCCAAAGGGGAAGGGACAATCGCCGGCGGGATCAACGGGAACACGGACCATGCCTGA
- a CDS encoding zinc ABC transporter substrate-binding protein, translated as MKRMNVPRLYLHVLAGLFLLAANASAEGSRPVKAVATIGQITDALKIIGGERVDVAGLMGAGVDPHLYKASESDVRKLSGADIIFYNALHLEAKMEDLFKKMSGRVKTVPVGENVPPESRLESEKFAGHYDPHIWFDVILWKKAVERIRDELAAFDPSSREEYFQRTADYLNELDELDRTVRARAGELSPDQRVLVTAHDAFRYFGRAYGFEVIGLQGISTQAEAGAADIKTVADFIVKRKIKAIFVESSVPVKNVQAVQEAVKARGWDVKIGGELFSDALGTDGTFEGTYIGMVTHNINTIVDALK; from the coding sequence ATGAAAAGAATGAATGTCCCCCGCCTATATTTACACGTGTTGGCCGGATTGTTCCTTCTGGCCGCAAACGCATCCGCCGAAGGATCCCGGCCCGTGAAAGCGGTCGCCACCATCGGCCAGATCACCGATGCCCTCAAAATAATCGGGGGAGAGAGAGTCGATGTCGCAGGGCTGATGGGCGCCGGGGTCGATCCGCATCTTTACAAAGCCAGCGAAAGCGATGTCCGGAAATTGTCCGGAGCGGACATCATTTTTTACAATGCGCTCCATCTGGAAGCGAAAATGGAGGACCTGTTCAAGAAAATGTCCGGCAGGGTCAAAACCGTGCCCGTGGGGGAAAACGTCCCGCCGGAGTCACGCCTGGAAAGTGAAAAATTCGCCGGGCATTACGACCCGCACATCTGGTTTGATGTCATTCTGTGGAAAAAAGCTGTGGAGCGGATCCGGGACGAATTGGCGGCCTTCGACCCGTCCTCCCGGGAGGAATATTTCCAACGGACCGCGGATTATCTGAACGAGCTGGATGAACTGGACCGGACGGTCCGCGCCAGGGCCGGGGAACTCTCCCCCGACCAGCGGGTGCTTGTGACGGCACATGACGCTTTCCGTTATTTCGGCCGGGCATATGGATTTGAAGTGATCGGGCTCCAGGGCATCAGCACACAGGCCGAAGCCGGCGCTGCGGACATCAAAACGGTCGCCGACTTCATCGTGAAACGAAAAATCAAGGCCATCTTTGTGGAATCCTCCGTTCCGGTCAAAAATGTCCAGGCCGTTCAGGAAGCGGTCAAGGCCAGGGGCTGGGATGTCAAAATCGGCGGCGAACTTTTCTCCGACGCACTGGGAACAGACGGGACCTTTGAGGGGACGTATATCGGAATGGTGACCCATAATATTAACACGATCGTTGACGCCTTAAAATAA
- a CDS encoding thioredoxin family protein has translation MALLESLVLPLGSGMEDFELRDPHGKIYRSQEQFGEKGLLVVFTCNHCPYALAVWPRLIRLAHYARKLKINTVAINPNIHPGYPEDAPAKMIEKIKEWGIDFPYLVDESQETAKTFKAQCTPDIFLLNAKKELVYHGRIDDNWQDEKKVTKEALKEALTALAGGLPVDRRQKPSMGCSIKWRD, from the coding sequence ATGGCCCTGTTAGAATCTCTTGTTTTACCGCTCGGCTCCGGCATGGAGGACTTTGAACTCCGGGACCCCCATGGGAAAATCTACCGCAGCCAGGAACAGTTTGGAGAGAAGGGCCTCCTGGTGGTCTTCACCTGCAATCACTGCCCCTACGCGCTTGCGGTCTGGCCGCGATTGATCCGGCTCGCGCACTACGCCCGAAAACTGAAGATCAACACCGTCGCCATCAACCCCAACATTCACCCCGGATATCCGGAAGACGCCCCTGCCAAGATGATCGAAAAGATCAAGGAGTGGGGCATCGATTTTCCATACCTCGTTGACGAATCGCAGGAGACCGCAAAAACATTCAAAGCCCAATGCACACCGGACATTTTTCTACTGAACGCCAAAAAGGAACTTGTCTATCACGGCCGCATCGATGATAATTGGCAGGATGAAAAAAAAGTAACAAAAGAAGCACTCAAAGAAGCCCTGACCGCGCTTGCGGGCGGGCTCCCGGTGGACAGGCGCCAAAAGCCGTCCATGGGCTGTTCCATCAAATGGCGGGATTGA